The following are encoded in a window of Drosophila ananassae strain 14024-0371.13 chromosome Y unlocalized genomic scaffold, ASM1763931v2 tig00000093, whole genome shotgun sequence genomic DNA:
- the LOC123258168 gene encoding uncharacterized protein LOC123258168, translating to MEEYKLLVVGRRRLKGTITRIVSLAERLPATQTKDGIDVLLDRLDLAWSEFEKIGDKISLHDAVDGYVDPANDYEEYEGRYLRARELLVSGKRSLDPQTSTQSNESMPGNGDALFRLLQQQQQMLERMAVSEAASTPILQDDAMNAVATHNELPKIQIKRFSGDYKEWPAFWDIYKSTIHKKRQLSDTQKFHYLKSLLTDEAANLIAHLPITDSAYETAVSRLNERYDRPRHIVFSLLEQFTKLPETTKIDVSVLRKVTDGANEIVRALGKTHVIAGSFF from the exons ATGGAGGAATACAAGTTGCTGGTTGTAGGCCGCCGCAGACTGAAGGGTACGATCACGAG GATCGTGTCCTTAGCTGAGCGTTTACCTGCAACACAAACGAAGGATGGAATCGATGTCTTGTTGGATCGACTGGATTTGGCATGGAGCGAATTCGAGAAGATTGGCGACAAGATATCGCTTCACGATGCGGTCGATGGGTACGTAGATCCAGCCAACGACTACGAGGAGTACGAAGGAAGGTACCTGAGGGCAAGGGAGTTACTTGTCTCAGGAAAGCGCTCACTGGATCCACAAACAAGCACTCAAAGCAATGAGTCAATGCCGGGTAATGGAGATGCACTTTTCCGgttactacaacaacaacaacagatgctagaaCGAATGGCTGTTTCTGAAGCAGCAAGTACACCTATTTTACAAGATGACGCAATGAACGCGGTAGCAACGCATAATGAACTACcgaaaattcaaatcaaacGTTTTTCGGGAGACTACAAGGAATGGCCGGCATTTTGGGATATCTATAAAAGCACTATCCATAAGAAGCGACAACTATCAGATACACAGAAGTTTCACTATTTGAAATCACTATTGACCGATGAAGCAGCGAATCTAATTGCACATTTGCCAATTACTGACAGCGCATATGAAACAGCAGTGTCGCGTTTAAACGAGAGGTACGACAGACCACGCCATATTGTGTTTTCATTATTGGAACAGTTCACAAAGCTaccagaaacaacaaagatTGATGTATCAGTGCTAAGGAAAGTGACTGATGGAGCAAACGAAATAGTTCGTGCATTGGGGAAAACACACGTGATTGCTGGatcatttttctaa